The following coding sequences lie in one Musa acuminata AAA Group cultivar baxijiao chromosome BXJ3-1, Cavendish_Baxijiao_AAA, whole genome shotgun sequence genomic window:
- the LOC135629089 gene encoding cell division cycle 20.2, cofactor of APC complex-like, which produces MSSSRSRRVEYDRFIPFRSAMDMDYARFALTGPSRPQRDGSRESPSSVAYQKLLDECILKNRSRILAFKTAPEASASKLPEFDEPIRPQKKQQRRIPKEPERVLVIHGLLDDNVLNLLDWGSNNVLAIGLEDAVYLWDAANESTKLLQPEEDRGPITYIRWSPDCAVLAVAFGNSDLSLIDTATGHVVDGMEDENQAPVLSLAWRSNSILTVGRFDGTVVDYDFRNDDMFICFYNGHRRGVCSFKWSVLSGRYLASGGQDKLVHIWDACMPVSRDHPRQRQWLHRISSHTSIVKAIDWCPTRSNLLASGGGCNDHCVKFWNTVNGACLNSIDAGSEVCALLWDKNKSKLLTSHGSPNNQLTLWNYPSMTRVAEVSGHSSRVLSLAGSPLGGVVASAAADETVRFWNIFETPKITKPELPFAQFNVLIR; this is translated from the coding sequence atgtcttcttcgcgttcTAGGCGTGTGGAGTACGACCGCTTCATCCCGTTCCGGTCGGCGATGGACATGGACTACGCACGCTTTGCCCTAACCGGGCCTTCGAGACCGCAGCGTGATGGTTCGAGGGAATCCCCATCGAGCGTGGCGTACCAAAAGCTTCTTGACGAGTGCATTTTGAAGAACAGGTCTCGTATCCTCGCTTTCAAGACTGCACCTGAAGCGTCGGCCAGCAAGCTGCCCGAGTTTGACGAGCCCATTCGGCCGCAGAAGAAGCAGCAGAGGCGAATCCCTAAAGAACCAGAGAGGGTTTTGGTAATCCACGGCTtgttggatgataatgttttgaatctcctcgactggggaagcaataatgtgttggcGATTGGCCTTGAGGACGCAGTGTATCTCTGGGACGCTGCAAACGAGTCGACTAAGCTTCTACAACCCGAAGAAGACAGAGGACCTATCACTTACATCCGCTGGTCGCCAGACTGTGCAGTTCTTGCTGTCGCATTTGGCAATTCAGATTTATCCCTGATCGATACAGCAACAGGACATGTCGTGGATGGGATGGAAGATGAGAACCAGGCCCCTGTGTTGTCACTTGCGTGGAGAAGTAATTCAATCTTGACAGTCGGAAGATTTGATGGCACTGTTGTTGATTATGACTTTAGAAATGATGACATGTTCATCTGTTTCTATAATGGGCATCGGCGTGGAGTTTGTAGTTTTAAATGGTCCGTGTTGTCAGGGCGGTATTTGGCGAGTGGAGGGCAGGACAAACTAGTGCACATATGGGATGCCTGCATGCCTGTCTCACGTGACCATCCACGTCAACGTCAATGGCTTCACAGGATCAGCAGCCACACTTCCATTGTGAAGGCCATTGACTGGTGCCCAACTCGGAGCAACCtgctggcttctggtggaggTTGCAATGATCATTGCGTTAAGTTTTGGAACACCGTTAATGGTGCTTGCTTGAACTCGATTGATGCTGGCTCTGAAGTTTGTGCTTTGCTATGGGACAAAAACAAATCTAAATTACTGACCTCTCATGGTTCGCCGAACAATCAACTCACCTTGTGGAATTACCCATCCATGACGAGAGTGGCTGAGGTTTCCGGTCATTCATCCCGGGTTCTTTCCTTGGCTGGGAGTCCACTGGGaggtgtagtagcttctgcagCAGCAGATGAGACAGTCAGGTTTTGGAATATCTTTGAGACTCCCAAAATAACAAAACCTGAACTGCCCTTTGCCCAATTTAATGTTCTCATAAGATGA